In Stigmatopora nigra isolate UIUO_SnigA chromosome 11, RoL_Snig_1.1, whole genome shotgun sequence, the following proteins share a genomic window:
- the frmpd4 gene encoding FERM and PDZ domain-containing protein 4 isoform X5, translating into MNSDDNELGIFTVIHHRTKSPGWLPPSGTWSTSQGPPNGWDIGSSTREGRDCYMNSSSSLEEVRLDGDKFVPPAPRKVEMRRDPVLGFGFVAGSEKPVVVRSVTPGGPSEGKLIPGDEIIMINDEPVGSAPRERVIDLVRSCKESILLTVVQPYPSPKSAFISAAKKAKLRTNPVKVRFAEEVIINGQVPETVKDNSLLFMPNVLKVYLENGQTKSFKFDSNTSIKDVILTLQEKLSIKSIEHFSLILEHRAEGSASKLMLLHEQEMLTQVTKRPGSHKMKCFFRITFVPKDPLELLRRDATAFEYLYVQSCNDVVLERFGSELKYDTALRLAALQMYILTLNTKQSQKVSLKYIEKEWGLALFLPPAVLSSMKEKNIKKALSHILKSNQNLVPPGKKLTALQAKVHYLKYLSDLRLYGGRVFKSTLIQGEKHTEVTLLVGPKYGISHVINTKTNLVALLADFSHVNRIEMYAEEDNKVRVELHVLDVKPITLLMECVDAMNLACLTAGYYRLLVDSRRSIFNMAKTDSSDTSHATRIKPTYRAIECTYSTPIKGFEDRNNQRCSQDFSQQECEYLDRGGRCEGQLSYMPEIHQAQHSIRLAERAEFCRVPPTQTYLNVPRTKSQEPCGNAKVSFIFGDPPLDTVNPQNLGYQRLMDDSSEIVDNHSPAYRRLEEEYGMMDALEDGEVYQYSAKMFEEPLLHDICYAETTDDAEDEDDVSCEEDLVLGDLDKPALFSLSGSSDDIIDLTSLPPPPECEDEEDSDVLLHSLNLAIAAPPPGFRDSSDEEEQREAGGRDDVPVSMIDRVPAHGGQNQGEPLDQAVVSTLQALEALAASEEPAQSENSTGVEISRAFSPESSDSGNETNSSEMTESSELASIQRHSDHHLRMQLAAAESYHATTEDKSEGATNTRDEDLKSKATAASSRLFHSDGGEMEPETMEIKSVSEYFTKLHVDSLMSKRKSKPGESENPIPGQPTTSNQEQAKEEPPHIVGRYNTFTVRDSYYVNQLDLGRTSLKERHQKWPHRASANKTDEVLAPEYINESQAAHVDRLAVKGSDSEERNQLRSPSKGTEVTEPWREGEPRVGAASSEQDVTRIYEYHLSKRMSSLQSEGHSLQSSQCSSIDAGCGTGSSSCVTPMDSPLCVADNPHLLSESSLKGLSYAPEEKVYVLSGQSKEAATLRKSPAATGSDSGFGSSREGGQRLSKIKETTV; encoded by the exons ATGAACTCGGACGATAATGAACTGGGAATTTTCACCGTCATTCA CCACAGGACCAAGTCACCAGGCTGGCTGCCCCCTTCAGGGACATGGAGCACCTCTCAGGGACCCCCCAACGGATGGGACATAGGCAGCAGCACTAGAGAGGGGCGTGACTGCTACATGAA CTCCAGCAGTTCCCTGGAAGAAGTCCGCTTAGATGGAGACAAGTTCGTCCCACCGGCACCCCGAAAGGTGGAGATGAGACGAGACCCCGTACTTGGTTTTGGCTTCGTGGCGGGCAGTGAAAAACCGGTGGTGGTCCGTTCGGTCACTCCAG GGGGTCCGTCGGAAGGGAAGCTCATCCCGGGAGACGAGATCATCATGATCAATGATGAGCCAGTCGGTTCGGCGCCCAGGGAGAGGGTGATTGACCTGGTCAG GAGCTGCAAGGAGTCCATATTGTTGACGGTTGTCCAGCCCTACCCG TCGCCCAAGTCGGCGTTCATCAGCGCAGCCAAAAAGGCCAAGTTAAGGACCAATCCCGTCAAAGTGCGCTTTGCCGAAGAAGTCATCATCAATGGCCAGGTTCCC GAAACTGTGAAGGACAACTCGCTTCTTTTTATGCCAAATGTTCTCAAGGTCTACCTGGAAAATGGTCAAACCAAATCGTTTAAGTTTGACAGCAACACGTCAATTAAG GATGTGATCTTAACACTGCAAGAGAAGCTATCTATCAAGAGTATTGAACACTTCTCCCTAATTCTGGAACATCGAGCTGAAGGATCGGCCAGCAAGCTCATGCTACTGCACGAGCAAGAGATGCTAACTCAG GTGACAAAGAGGCCAGGTTCGCATAAGATGAAGTGTTTTTTCCGCATCACCTTCGTCCCAAAAGACCCATTAGAGCTGCTTAGGAGAGACGCCACGGCTTTTGAGTATCTCTACGTTCAG AGCTGTAACGATGTGGTACTGGAACGATTTGGGTCGGAGTTGAAATACGATACGGCACTCCGTCTGGCCGCCCTACAGATGTACATCCTAACTCTCAATACCAAACAGTCCCAGAAAGTGTCCCTTAAATATATCGA GAAAGAGTGGGGGCTGGCCTTGTTCCTGCCCCCCGCCGTGCTGTCCAGCATGAAAGAGAAGAACATCAAAAAAGCCCTCAGTCACATTCTCAAAAGCAACCAGAATTTGGTTCCACCGGGTAAAAAG TTGACGGCTTTGCAGGCTAAGGTCCATTATCTGAAGTATCTCAGCGATTTGAGGCTTTACGGTGGTCGGGTGTTCAAGTCTACGCTTATT CAAGGCGAGAAGCACACTGAAGTGACTTTGCTGGTTGGACCTAAATATGGCATCAGTCATGTGATTAACACCAAAACCAACTTGGTGGCGCTTCTGGCGGATTTCAGCCATGTCAATCGCATTGAGATGTACGCAGAGGAAGATAACAAAGTTCGAGTGGAGCTCCATGTTCTGGATGTTAAG CCCATTACTCTTCTAATGGAGTGCGTGGACGCCATGAATCTGGCCTGTCTGACCGCCGGGTACTACAGATTGCTGGTAGACTCTCGGCGTTCTATCTTCAACATGGCTAAGACCGACTCTTCAGACACAA GCCACGCCACACGGATCAAGCCGACATACCGGGCCATCGAGTGCACTTATAGCACCCCCATCAAGGGATTTGAAGACAGAAACAATCAACGGTGTAGCCAGGATTTTTCCCAGCAGGAGTGCGAGTACCTGGACCGTGGCGGTAGATGCGAAGGCCAGTTGTCCTACATGCCTGAGATCCATCAAGCTCAACACTCCATACGTCTAGCAGAAAGGGCGGAGTTCTGTAGGGTTCCGCCCACCCAGACGTACCTCAACGTCCCACGGACCAAAAGCCAAGAACCCTGTGGGAACGCTAAGGTGTCTTTCATATTTGGAGATCCTCCTTTGGATACGGTCAACCCGCAAAATCTGGGTTACCAAAGACTGATGGACGACAGTTCGGAGATTGTGGACAATCACAGCCCCGCCTACAGGCGCCTGGAGGAGGAGTATGGGATGATGGACGCCCTGGAAGACGGCGAGGTGTATCAGTACTCTGCCAAGATGTTTGAGGAGCCATTACTACACGATATTTGCTATGCTGAGACCACGGACGACGCGGAAGACGAAGACGACGTCAGCTGTGAGGAGGACCTGGTGCTTGGCGACCTGGACAAACCCGCCTTGTTCTCCCTCTCGGGGTCTAGTGATGACATCATCGATCTAACCTCCCTCCCGCCCCCGCCAGAGTGCGAAGACGAGGAGGATAGTGATGTACTCCTACACTCGCTCAACCTGGCCATCGCGGCGCCCCCTCCTGGCTTCAGGGACAGTTCGGACGAGGAGGAGCAGCGGGAAGCCGGGGGCCGGGACGACGTCCCCGTGTCCATGATCGACAGGGTGCCGGCTCATGGTGGACAGAATCAGGGGGAGCCCCTGGACCAGGCTGTGGTCAGCACTTTGCAGGCCTTGGAGGCCTTGGCTGCATCCGAGGAACCGGCGCAATCTGAGAACAGCACAG GTGTCGAAATATCCAGAGCATTCAGCCCCGAGTCGTCCGATTCCGGCAACGAGACCAACTCCTCGGAGATGACGGAAAGTTCCGAGTTGGCGTCCATTCAGAGACACTCCGACCATCACTTGAGGATGCAATTGGCGGCGGCGGAAAGTTACCACGCCACGACTGAGGACAAATCAGAAGGAGCCACAAATACACGAGACGAAGATCTCAAATCCAAGGCCACCGCTGCCTCTTCGCGACTATTCCACTCGGACGGCGGCGAGATGGAGCCAGAGACGATGGAAATCAAATCAGTCAGCGAGTATTTCACAAAGCTACACGTTGACTCGCTCATGAGCAAACGCAAATCCAAACCTGGGGAGTCGGAGAACCCCATTCCGGGTCAACCAACGACTTCAAACCAAGAGCAAGCCAAAGAAGAACCTCCCCATATAGTGGGGAGATACAACACTTTCACAGTCAGAGATTCCTACTACGTCAATCAACTGGATCTGGGACGAACCTCCCTTAAGGAACGCCATCAAAAATGGCCGCACAGAGCGTCGGCTAACAAAACAGACGAGGTTCTTGCCCCGGAATACATCAACGAATCACAGGCAGCCCACGTAGACCGATTGGCGGTCAAGGGAAGCGATTCGGAGGAACGAAACCAACTCCGTTCTCCTTCCAAAGGGACGGAAGTTACCGAGCCTTGGAGGGAGGGCGAGCCACGAGTTGGGGCGGCGTCCTCGGAACAGGATGTGACCAGGATCTACGAATA